A portion of the Paenibacillus marchantiae genome contains these proteins:
- the hisIE gene encoding bifunctional phosphoribosyl-AMP cyclohydrolase/phosphoribosyl-ATP diphosphatase HisIE has translation MTNVSNEIKEQLSLEQVVEHIRWSDGLVPAIVQDAETRQVLMMAYMNRESLKLSLESGETWFWSRSRQELWHKGATSGNVQTITSLKYDCDGDTLLVEVKPNGPACHTGAVTCFHNEIVGSPEQSADQTSGDSSATTASASSESRFEVLAELESVIAERERERPEGAYTTYLFDKGVDKILKKIGEEASETIIAAKNKDNDELRLEVSDLMYHLLVLLQERKLPLDDIMSELSRRHERPRRD, from the coding sequence GTGACTAATGTAAGCAATGAGATTAAGGAGCAGTTATCCTTGGAGCAGGTTGTGGAACACATTCGCTGGAGCGATGGTTTGGTGCCTGCCATTGTGCAGGATGCAGAGACACGTCAAGTTCTGATGATGGCTTATATGAATCGGGAATCCCTGAAATTGTCTCTGGAATCCGGTGAAACGTGGTTCTGGTCACGCTCGCGTCAAGAGCTGTGGCACAAGGGCGCAACTTCAGGCAACGTACAGACGATTACTTCATTGAAATACGATTGTGATGGTGACACCTTGCTAGTTGAGGTAAAACCGAATGGACCTGCTTGCCACACCGGAGCAGTGACGTGTTTCCATAATGAAATCGTGGGCTCGCCAGAGCAATCCGCAGACCAGACTTCAGGCGATTCTAGTGCAACTACTGCAAGTGCTAGCTCCGAAAGTCGTTTTGAAGTACTGGCTGAACTGGAATCGGTCATTGCAGAGCGTGAACGTGAGCGTCCGGAAGGCGCATATACGACGTACCTGTTCGATAAAGGCGTTGATAAAATTCTGAAAAAAATCGGTGAAGAAGCGTCCGAGACGATCATTGCCGCCAAAAATAAAGACAATGACGAGCTTCGTCTTGAGGTCAGTGACCTGATGTACCACTTGCTCGTTCTGTTGCAAGAGCGCAAGCTGCCGCTGGATGACATCATGTCAGAGCTGAGCCGTCGCCACGAGCGGCCTCGCCGCGATTAG
- the hisJ gene encoding histidinol-phosphatase HisJ has product MLIDYHTHHERCGHAVGKLEAYVQRGVEIGLSQIGLSDHMPLLHVDPAHYYPEMAMPMDELPRYVEECFSLKERYRGQIDVRVGLEGDYIEGWETEIRAIIERYPWDYVIGSVHFLGEWDITDFRQTHHWEGKDVLEVYRQYYDAVSKAAATGMYDIMGHTDVIKRFGFTPAPEQTEERIDLENAALQAIAKSGCAMELNASGLSKPCAEMFPGRRMLTEAIQLGIPMTLGSDAHDPLKLGDYLPEAEALLRELGCTEVAVFEGRQRSFLSLNV; this is encoded by the coding sequence GTGCTAATAGACTATCATACACACCATGAGCGGTGTGGTCATGCGGTTGGCAAGCTGGAGGCTTATGTGCAGCGTGGGGTGGAGATTGGCTTGTCGCAGATTGGGCTGTCGGATCACATGCCTTTGCTGCATGTAGACCCTGCTCACTATTATCCTGAGATGGCAATGCCTATGGACGAGCTGCCGCGTTACGTGGAAGAGTGTTTCTCTCTGAAAGAGCGCTACCGTGGTCAGATTGATGTGCGTGTTGGCCTCGAAGGCGACTATATCGAAGGCTGGGAGACAGAAATTCGGGCCATTATTGAGCGGTATCCATGGGACTATGTGATTGGATCGGTTCATTTTCTCGGGGAATGGGACATTACGGATTTTCGCCAGACCCATCATTGGGAAGGGAAAGACGTACTAGAAGTCTATCGTCAGTACTATGATGCTGTGAGCAAAGCGGCAGCGACGGGAATGTACGATATTATGGGTCATACAGATGTGATCAAGCGCTTTGGCTTCACTCCGGCACCAGAGCAGACTGAAGAGCGTATAGATCTGGAGAATGCGGCGCTGCAAGCTATCGCGAAAAGTGGCTGTGCCATGGAGCTTAATGCATCAGGATTATCGAAGCCATGCGCAGAGATGTTTCCTGGTCGCCGGATGTTAACAGAGGCCATTCAATTGGGGATTCCGATGACCCTTGGCTCCGATGCACATGATCCGCTGAAGCTAGGCGATTATCTGCCTGAGGCCGAGGCGCTCTTGCGTGAGCTGGGCTGTACGGAGGTAGCCGTTTTTGAAGGTCGACAGCGCTCGTTCCTTTCTTTAAATGTATAA
- a CDS encoding ribose-phosphate diphosphokinase, with protein sequence MQHSLRIFSGSSNPKLAEQVCDKLGVQLGKIKLSRFKSGEIYVHYEETIRNCDVFLIQSLSHPINELFVELLVMIDAAKRASARTVNIIVPYYGYARQERKSAPREPISAKMVADVLTTAGANRVVTIDLHAAAIQGFFNIPVDHMTSLDLISDYLLSKGIENPVVVSPDAGRASMAEKLANRLDSPFAIMIKKRPSHNESIITHVIGDVEGRTPIIIEDLIDTGTTILNVVEGLKERGSKNVYVCATHGLFSDGALSKLNHPSIAEVVVTDSIALPDDHPECFKVLPVAPMLARAVRIIVDGGSMATLFKDSGI encoded by the coding sequence ATGCAGCATTCGTTACGTATTTTTTCCGGTTCATCGAACCCTAAGCTGGCAGAACAGGTATGCGACAAGCTGGGTGTACAACTAGGCAAGATCAAACTGTCCCGGTTCAAGAGCGGAGAAATATACGTTCACTACGAAGAGACGATCCGCAACTGTGATGTGTTTCTGATTCAATCATTATCTCATCCGATCAATGAGTTGTTCGTTGAACTGCTCGTCATGATTGATGCAGCCAAAAGGGCTTCTGCCCGTACGGTAAATATTATTGTTCCTTATTACGGATATGCCCGTCAGGAACGCAAGTCTGCTCCGCGTGAGCCGATCTCGGCCAAGATGGTTGCGGATGTGTTAACTACTGCTGGGGCAAACCGGGTAGTTACCATTGATCTGCATGCAGCGGCAATTCAAGGATTTTTCAATATTCCTGTGGATCACATGACATCATTGGATCTCATCAGTGATTATTTGCTGAGTAAAGGGATTGAAAATCCGGTAGTTGTCTCCCCTGATGCGGGACGAGCCTCGATGGCAGAGAAACTGGCGAATCGTCTGGATTCACCTTTTGCCATTATGATCAAAAAGCGGCCAAGCCACAATGAATCGATCATTACGCACGTTATTGGGGATGTTGAAGGTCGAACTCCAATTATTATTGAGGATCTGATCGATACCGGAACGACAATTCTCAATGTTGTTGAAGGATTGAAGGAGCGAGGCTCCAAAAACGTATATGTATGTGCAACACATGGTCTGTTCTCGGACGGAGCTCTAAGTAAACTTAATCACCCGTCTATAGCCGAGGTGGTGGTCACAGACTCCATCGCACTGCCGGATGATCACCCAGAATGCTTCAAAGTGTTGCCCGTAGCTCCAATGCTTGCACGTGCTGTTCGCATTATTGTGGATGGCGGCTCCATGGCGACGCTGTTTAAAGATTCAGGGATTTAA
- a CDS encoding helix-turn-helix domain-containing protein, producing MSRTWYYRLLFSYFPIFFLTMTVLIFIAFVFINDISREETRKADRISSSYLVDSLDRTIRDIELSVMEAVQSEQAYKYYFNSQNQVGKETVYSIAQNLRELTSSNPWIQSIYLYDKKNESVLTLSGSKEVDSFSDKAWIDRIDSGSLTSGWQPVREYDAGVNQRTPIRVLTVDKDMPLPFGSDGVLVINIKMSSIEQSIDSMVNGQLSFMSILDRGGQVVYDAHSDREGAVEGQELNTLSLERLGWTISSGIKEGNLYGWVSVVSYVWVIIAVVTVICAIVYIIYITRRNYKPIQIIMNRIEAHQIRVLEQSGSRTDEMKLIDGVLENLINHMMDSDKKSRENVLLQRSKLFNDLLNGENLDHAVERLKDLSPLTGVDTSSCFAVVVGEINRYEKGFQERFTRGEQNTLKFALMNVLQELSRDAGMQCWTEWVSSDQIAILFLSTDGNADMTEQIRLVAEECRSWVEQNLRISLSFGIGPIAEGIKAIRESYVAAETVMHRRLLRDGDIALAGYGETQQQLLDTYTYLQMIADFVKRFRMSSSQWRDQLEEIFAAFERDKLPDDEIHSLIQAMLQMLSREVAVMSEQLQEKLSEENINKWLMLMKEAETLEGVKDILFDDLTDLFRTYVSVTETKSYKAMVNEMKNYIEEQFANPDLSLKHLSDRFQITGKHASYLFKTEFNMKFVDFLTELRMKETERLLRSTDLSLQDIALKVGYANGITLGRVFKRVEGITPGDYRRMKREHHDSES from the coding sequence TTGTCCCGGACTTGGTATTATCGTTTACTGTTTTCTTATTTTCCTATTTTCTTTCTTACCATGACCGTACTCATTTTTATCGCTTTTGTTTTCATTAATGACATCTCCAGGGAAGAAACAAGGAAAGCAGACCGTATCTCCTCCAGCTATTTGGTGGACAGTCTGGACCGAACGATCCGGGATATTGAGTTGTCGGTTATGGAAGCGGTGCAGAGTGAGCAGGCCTATAAGTACTATTTTAATAGCCAGAACCAGGTGGGCAAAGAGACCGTGTATAGCATTGCTCAAAACTTGCGTGAGCTGACGAGTTCCAACCCTTGGATCCAATCCATTTATTTGTATGATAAGAAAAATGAAAGCGTTTTAACATTAAGCGGCTCTAAGGAGGTAGATAGCTTTTCAGACAAGGCATGGATCGACCGAATCGACTCTGGTTCTCTTACTTCAGGCTGGCAGCCTGTCAGGGAATACGATGCAGGAGTTAATCAGCGTACGCCTATTCGGGTGTTGACGGTAGATAAGGATATGCCCTTGCCATTTGGCTCTGATGGGGTGCTTGTCATTAATATCAAGATGAGTAGCATCGAGCAGAGCATTGATAGTATGGTTAATGGACAGCTTTCTTTCATGAGCATTCTTGACCGTGGCGGTCAGGTTGTGTACGATGCGCATTCAGATCGTGAAGGTGCTGTAGAAGGCCAAGAGCTGAACACCCTTTCGCTGGAAAGATTGGGTTGGACGATCTCCAGTGGGATCAAGGAGGGGAACTTATATGGTTGGGTCTCGGTGGTTTCCTATGTATGGGTGATTATTGCGGTTGTTACCGTCATTTGTGCAATCGTCTATATTATCTATATCACTCGTCGCAACTATAAACCCATTCAGATTATTATGAATCGGATTGAGGCGCATCAGATTCGGGTGCTGGAGCAATCGGGCTCACGGACCGATGAGATGAAATTGATTGATGGCGTGTTAGAAAACCTGATTAACCATATGATGGATTCGGACAAAAAGAGCAGAGAAAACGTGCTGCTGCAGCGCAGCAAACTTTTTAACGATCTGCTGAATGGGGAGAATCTGGATCATGCGGTAGAGCGATTAAAGGATCTTTCCCCGTTAACTGGCGTGGATACTTCGTCATGCTTCGCTGTTGTGGTTGGCGAAATTAACCGATATGAGAAAGGATTCCAGGAACGGTTTACGAGAGGCGAGCAGAATACACTCAAATTTGCGTTAATGAATGTGCTGCAGGAGCTCTCACGCGATGCGGGTATGCAATGCTGGACCGAATGGGTCAGCTCAGATCAGATTGCGATCCTTTTCCTGTCCACAGACGGTAACGCGGATATGACGGAGCAAATTCGATTAGTTGCGGAGGAATGCCGATCCTGGGTTGAGCAGAATCTGCGTATATCATTGAGTTTCGGTATCGGACCGATCGCGGAGGGCATCAAGGCTATTCGTGAATCATACGTAGCGGCTGAGACTGTGATGCACCGCAGATTGCTGAGAGATGGTGATATCGCTCTGGCCGGGTATGGAGAAACCCAGCAGCAGCTGCTTGATACCTATACCTATTTGCAGATGATTGCTGATTTTGTTAAACGGTTTCGGATGTCGAGCAGTCAGTGGCGTGATCAACTGGAGGAGATCTTCGCGGCTTTTGAACGTGATAAGCTGCCAGATGATGAGATTCACTCCTTGATTCAGGCGATGCTACAGATGCTCAGCCGGGAAGTAGCGGTCATGTCCGAACAGCTGCAGGAGAAATTATCGGAGGAAAACATAAACAAGTGGTTGATGCTGATGAAAGAAGCGGAGACACTTGAAGGTGTCAAAGACATTCTGTTTGATGACCTGACGGACTTGTTCAGAACTTATGTGTCGGTAACTGAAACCAAGAGCTACAAAGCGATGGTCAATGAAATGAAAAACTATATCGAGGAACAGTTTGCGAATCCTGATCTTTCGCTGAAACATCTGAGCGATCGATTCCAGATTACCGGCAAACATGCAAGTTATTTGTTCAAGACAGAGTTCAATATGAAGTTTGTAGACTTTCTTACAGAATTGCGGATGAAGGAAACGGAGCGTCTTCTGCGGAGTACGGATCTTTCCCTACAGGACATTGCCTTGAAGGTGGGGTATGCCAATGGAATTACCTTGGGACGTGTATTTAAACGGGTTGAGGGTATTACACCGGGAGACTATCGCCGTATGAAACGTGAACATCACGATTCCGAGTCGTAA
- a CDS encoding extracellular solute-binding protein: MTGKATKGSLKKWMGLALTMVMGVSLLAGCSSASNQESEGSASGNGERVTLKVEVFDRGNSPSPYTITNNYLSKLIQERFGDPNNIDIQFVPIQRSEEVTKLNVLMASNTDVPDIVFVYDSSVFYRYAEQGGLTDVGELIDQYGPNLKKFLGEDTLKFGQLEGQQFAVPGKRAITGRYSSYIRQDWLDKLGLPVPKTTDELYTTLKAFKDKDPGGLGSKNIPMGMALAPAQFETLIYSFIKPISGDLTYAQRYELPLHEGFKDAMKFMNKLYNEGLISKDFSLDEDKAQLVKDVQNGNIGYWSEDVDAIFYADGTLDNLLKNTQGSKVLPVDAYTNANVDNKHIKSRYGSNGMYIMIPKSSKRSVEAIKYLDWMASDNNLIDIYSGVEGENYDLVDGIPVVKEDASQEAKDRLFNAGDTAIISNGKNIGDQAINEKAWIMGFPQNNQEMLKQSIDIANTDTVGPIIFDKPIQAEMKYSTALKDKLNVIIVKTAMAKPEEFDAVYEREMNDFMSLGGTELKKELNQAVQELAAK; encoded by the coding sequence ATGACAGGAAAAGCAACCAAAGGGAGTCTAAAGAAATGGATGGGATTGGCGCTTACTATGGTAATGGGAGTTTCCTTGCTAGCCGGCTGTTCATCTGCATCGAATCAGGAATCAGAAGGCAGTGCATCAGGCAATGGCGAGCGTGTCACTTTAAAAGTGGAGGTGTTTGACCGCGGGAATAGTCCTTCACCTTATACCATTACGAATAACTATTTGTCCAAACTGATCCAGGAACGGTTCGGCGATCCGAATAACATTGATATACAATTCGTACCGATTCAGCGCTCGGAGGAAGTAACCAAGCTGAATGTCCTAATGGCGAGTAATACGGATGTTCCGGATATTGTATTTGTTTATGACTCAAGTGTATTTTATCGTTACGCCGAACAAGGCGGTCTGACTGATGTGGGAGAGTTGATTGATCAATACGGACCTAACCTGAAAAAATTCCTTGGCGAGGACACCCTTAAGTTTGGTCAATTAGAGGGCCAGCAGTTCGCAGTTCCTGGCAAACGTGCCATCACAGGCAGATATAGCTCTTATATTCGTCAGGATTGGCTGGATAAACTGGGATTGCCAGTACCGAAGACGACGGATGAATTGTATACCACTTTGAAAGCATTTAAAGATAAAGACCCTGGTGGACTTGGCAGCAAAAACATTCCAATGGGAATGGCACTGGCGCCAGCTCAGTTCGAAACGCTGATCTACTCATTCATCAAGCCGATCAGCGGAGATCTGACTTATGCCCAACGTTATGAATTGCCTCTCCATGAGGGCTTCAAGGATGCCATGAAGTTCATGAACAAGCTGTACAATGAAGGCTTGATCAGCAAGGACTTCAGTTTGGATGAAGATAAGGCCCAACTGGTGAAGGATGTACAGAACGGAAACATTGGCTACTGGTCTGAGGATGTCGACGCTATTTTCTATGCAGATGGCACTCTGGATAACTTGCTTAAAAATACGCAGGGCAGTAAAGTGCTTCCGGTTGATGCGTACACCAACGCAAACGTAGACAACAAACATATCAAATCCCGTTACGGTTCAAACGGCATGTACATCATGATTCCGAAGAGCAGCAAACGTTCGGTGGAAGCAATCAAATATTTGGATTGGATGGCATCAGACAATAATCTGATTGATATTTACAGCGGCGTGGAAGGAGAGAACTACGATTTGGTAGACGGAATTCCTGTTGTCAAAGAGGATGCTTCTCAGGAAGCGAAGGATCGTCTGTTCAACGCAGGGGATACAGCTATTATCTCAAATGGTAAAAATATCGGTGATCAGGCTATCAACGAAAAAGCATGGATCATGGGCTTCCCGCAAAATAATCAGGAAATGCTTAAACAGTCGATTGATATTGCTAACACCGATACGGTAGGACCCATCATTTTTGACAAACCGATTCAGGCAGAGATGAAGTACAGCACGGCGCTCAAAGATAAGCTTAATGTCATTATCGTAAAAACAGCAATGGCTAAACCGGAAGAATTCGACGCAGTGTATGAACGGGAAATGAATGATTTCATGTCCCTGGGCGGCACAGAATTGAAGAAGGAACTGAATCAAGCGGTTCAGGAGCTTGCTGCGAAGTAG
- a CDS encoding ABC transporter permease, producing MTAYLKRYWQLYALISLPLIYFVVFRYGPMYGVQIAFKDFNLFQGINGSEWIGFDAFREVFGMRDFYTTLRNTFMLNFLDLIVSFPAPIILAIMLYEIRFKWFQKISQTILYIPHFISWVIIGGIVYQLFGNQSGMVNGVLESMGLNPIPFLTEKNPWLVTYLFTGVWQSAGWGTILYLAALTGVNKELFEAAEIDGATRLKKIWHITLPSIKPTIVTLLILNLGHMVSIGFDRPYIIGNTAVREYSDVLSTFVYRVGLESGQYTLATVVGLFQAVVGLIFVLGSNYISKKTTGEGIL from the coding sequence TTGACCGCATACTTGAAGAGGTATTGGCAATTATACGCGTTGATTTCACTGCCCCTCATCTATTTCGTGGTGTTTCGCTACGGACCGATGTATGGCGTTCAGATCGCATTTAAAGATTTTAATCTGTTTCAAGGTATTAACGGCAGTGAGTGGATCGGTTTTGATGCCTTTCGCGAGGTATTCGGGATGCGAGATTTCTACACCACGTTGCGCAACACCTTTATGTTGAATTTTCTTGATCTGATCGTTTCGTTTCCTGCTCCCATTATATTAGCCATCATGCTCTATGAAATCCGGTTTAAATGGTTTCAAAAAATATCGCAGACGATTCTGTATATCCCTCATTTTATTTCGTGGGTCATTATTGGGGGAATTGTGTACCAGTTATTCGGCAACCAATCCGGTATGGTAAACGGTGTACTTGAAAGTATGGGCTTAAATCCGATTCCATTTTTGACGGAGAAAAACCCGTGGCTTGTGACCTACCTGTTCACAGGTGTCTGGCAAAGTGCAGGCTGGGGAACGATTCTATATCTGGCTGCGCTGACGGGTGTTAATAAGGAATTGTTCGAAGCGGCAGAGATTGATGGAGCGACACGGCTGAAGAAAATCTGGCATATAACCCTGCCAAGCATCAAGCCTACTATTGTTACTCTGCTCATTCTTAATTTGGGACATATGGTCAGCATCGGATTTGATCGTCCTTATATTATCGGGAACACGGCAGTACGTGAATATTCTGATGTGCTCAGTACCTTTGTATACCGGGTCGGGCTGGAATCGGGACAATATACGCTGGCAACCGTCGTTGGACTGTTCCAGGCAGTCGTGGGACTTATATTTGTACTCGGTTCGAACTATATATCGAAAAAGACAACAGGTGAAGGAATTCTTTAA
- a CDS encoding carbohydrate ABC transporter permease encodes MSERTSNRIFDTVIILFISLFVVFCLAPFLHTIAISLSSNRAITSGEVTIFPKEFNWDAYVKVFSDHSMLYSLGYTTLLTIVTTVLCMVFTIAAAYPLTKKKMKGRKLFMYVIIITMFFSGGIIPEYLLIRDLHLLNSPWALILPGLVSPFNLIILISFFNGIPESLEESAEIDGSSHLHTLLKIILPLSMPVMATLALFYAVGRWNGFQDSLMYINDPKLYPLQLKLFQMVQNNMVSELTQMEGANRAPLTPESLKAATVIFATVPILLVYPWLQKYFVSGAMLGAVKG; translated from the coding sequence ATGAGTGAACGCACCTCAAACCGGATTTTTGATACCGTTATCATCCTGTTTATTAGCTTGTTCGTCGTGTTCTGTCTCGCTCCGTTTCTGCACACGATTGCCATATCATTAAGCTCCAATCGTGCCATTACATCGGGTGAAGTCACCATTTTTCCTAAGGAGTTCAATTGGGATGCGTATGTTAAGGTGTTCTCCGATCATTCGATGCTGTATTCCTTGGGATATACGACCCTGTTAACGATTGTGACAACGGTGTTATGCATGGTGTTCACAATCGCAGCTGCATACCCGTTGACCAAGAAAAAAATGAAGGGCCGCAAGCTTTTCATGTACGTGATCATCATTACGATGTTCTTTAGCGGGGGGATCATTCCTGAGTACTTGCTCATTCGTGACCTGCACTTGCTTAATTCGCCGTGGGCGCTAATTCTGCCAGGTCTGGTCAGTCCGTTTAACCTGATTATCCTGATCTCATTTTTCAATGGTATACCAGAAAGTCTGGAGGAGTCCGCTGAAATTGACGGCAGTTCACATCTGCATACACTGTTGAAAATCATATTACCGCTGTCAATGCCGGTCATGGCAACTTTGGCGTTGTTCTATGCTGTTGGCCGCTGGAATGGCTTTCAGGATTCCCTGATGTACATTAATGATCCTAAACTGTATCCACTTCAGCTCAAACTGTTCCAAATGGTGCAAAACAACATGGTGAGTGAGCTCACACAGATGGAAGGTGCCAACCGCGCTCCATTAACTCCGGAAAGTCTTAAGGCGGCCACCGTTATTTTTGCAACCGTACCGATTCTGCTCGTCTATCCATGGCTGCAAAAATATTTTGTTAGCGGTGCCATGCTTGGAGCTGTTAAGGGCTGA
- a CDS encoding tetratricopeptide repeat protein produces MKGKLLRAEGHLANVIPIHLDASFFFERAVRSLDRNHVDKALKYFRKAVEYEPENPVNHCNMAGILSEKGDYEASNAVLAHVLDVVDPSMTECYFYMANNYANMDRFEEAEQALVTYLEEDTQGQFMTEAEEMMELLYYELDRPAKLNRIKSRKGVVEHDQARELLEQGKFAQAAELLEGMSPEYPDYLAARNNLALAYYYMGLFPKAKETIAEVLEQEPGNLHALCNLAIFHQNENRADQVLLLIKKLRVIVPFQHEQVYKLATTMGILGQHDTAYVHFRRLLKDEETAADPALAHYAAVAAYNTERYDSAERLWRHVGKLDPGSEVSRYYLSGLEAVRQGEKDPEKLSYHYHLPFDEQFRQWENYGNGIPEEMKNDPLIRSSFFWALRHGDRATKLQVIHALGMIGDYEVQQALQSFIEEPGEDQDLVEAARSVLNGLGSEGTKQDDSPVLRPLTALSKRTIPKIESMTEQTETKASSHWQAVVDRALQMSEAKAELQQEMERLWTDYVSRVHLEVPGTKQIEGLAAGLEYLAAKIHSRPVTYQSIADRYGISAATVSKYARQINKVCNSNPPVQ; encoded by the coding sequence ATGAAGGGCAAGCTACTGCGGGCTGAGGGACACCTTGCCAATGTAATACCGATTCACTTGGATGCTTCTTTCTTTTTTGAGAGAGCTGTCCGCTCGCTGGACCGTAATCACGTCGACAAGGCATTAAAATATTTTCGTAAAGCTGTTGAATATGAGCCGGAAAATCCGGTGAATCATTGTAATATGGCGGGTATATTATCAGAGAAGGGGGATTACGAGGCTTCCAATGCCGTTCTTGCGCATGTGCTCGACGTGGTAGATCCGTCCATGACGGAATGTTATTTCTACATGGCGAACAATTATGCGAATATGGATCGGTTTGAAGAAGCTGAGCAAGCGCTTGTTACGTATTTGGAGGAGGATACCCAAGGTCAGTTTATGACGGAAGCGGAAGAGATGATGGAGCTTCTTTACTACGAGCTGGATCGACCAGCCAAACTGAACCGGATCAAATCACGTAAGGGTGTCGTTGAACACGATCAGGCGCGGGAATTGTTGGAACAAGGGAAGTTTGCACAGGCGGCTGAGCTGCTGGAAGGCATGTCACCCGAGTATCCTGATTATTTGGCTGCTCGCAACAACTTGGCGCTTGCCTATTATTATATGGGGCTGTTTCCCAAGGCGAAAGAGACGATTGCCGAGGTACTGGAGCAGGAGCCTGGTAATTTGCATGCACTGTGTAATCTGGCGATCTTTCATCAGAACGAGAATCGAGCCGACCAAGTGCTGCTTCTGATCAAAAAATTGCGTGTCATCGTGCCTTTCCAGCACGAACAGGTCTACAAACTGGCTACCACGATGGGTATCCTGGGTCAACATGATACGGCTTATGTACATTTCCGTCGCCTGTTGAAGGATGAAGAAACCGCTGCGGACCCAGCTCTCGCACATTATGCAGCAGTCGCAGCTTATAATACCGAACGTTACGATTCCGCTGAACGTCTGTGGCGTCATGTAGGCAAGCTGGATCCAGGTTCGGAAGTATCCCGGTACTATCTGTCGGGTCTTGAGGCTGTGAGACAGGGAGAGAAAGATCCGGAGAAACTAAGTTATCACTATCATCTGCCATTTGACGAGCAATTCAGACAATGGGAGAACTATGGCAACGGCATACCTGAAGAGATGAAAAATGATCCCTTGATCCGTTCCTCTTTCTTCTGGGCGTTGCGACATGGGGATCGGGCAACTAAGCTCCAGGTCATTCATGCTCTTGGCATGATTGGTGATTACGAGGTGCAGCAGGCGCTGCAATCCTTTATCGAGGAACCTGGTGAAGATCAGGATCTGGTGGAAGCCGCTCGTTCCGTATTAAACGGTCTTGGTTCAGAAGGAACTAAGCAGGATGATTCTCCTGTTCTGCGACCGCTAACTGCGTTGAGCAAACGCACTATTCCGAAGATCGAGTCGATGACGGAACAAACGGAGACGAAAGCTTCTTCGCATTGGCAGGCGGTCGTGGACCGTGCGTTACAGATGTCTGAAGCCAAAGCCGAATTGCAGCAAGAAATGGAGCGGTTGTGGACCGACTATGTATCTCGCGTACACCTGGAGGTGCCTGGCACGAAGCAAATTGAAGGCTTGGCTGCGGGATTGGAATATCTGGCTGCTAAAATTCATAGTCGTCCAGTGACCTACCAAAGCATAGCCGACCGGTATGGCATATCAGCTGCCACAGTCAGCAAATATGCACGGCAAATCAATAAAGTGTGCAATTCCAACCCACCGGTCCAGTAA